A region of Diceros bicornis minor isolate mBicDic1 chromosome 31, mDicBic1.mat.cur, whole genome shotgun sequence DNA encodes the following proteins:
- the LOC131395520 gene encoding pepsin-3-like: protein MKWLLLLSLVALSECLIYKVPLVRKKSWRKNLIEHGLLEKTHPRNLARKYFPKEAATLAHVESMENYYDEEYFGTISIGTPAQDFTVIFDTGSSNLWVPSTYCSSLACTNHNQFNPDDSSTYEATSESLSIEYGTGSMTGILGYDTVKVGGIDDTNQIFGLSETEPGDFFYYAPFDGILGLGYPSISSSDATPVFDNIWDQGLVSEDLFSVYLSSDDESGSVVIFGGIDSSYYTGSLHWVPVTEEGYWQITLDSITINGETIACSGSCQAIIDTGTSLLAGPTSAIDNIQSYIGASADSSSEEVISCSSIDSLPDIVFTLNGVEFPLPASAYILEEDETCISGFEGMDLDTSSGDLWILGDVFIRRYYTVFDRANNQVGLASVA, encoded by the exons ATGAAGTGGCTGCTGCTGCTCAGCTTGGTGGCGCTCTCTGAGTGCCTTATCTACAA GGTTCCGCTTGTCAGAAAGAAGTCCTGGAGGAAGAACCTGATCGAGCATGGCCTGCTGGAGAAGACGCATCCCCGCAACCTAGCAAGGAAGTACTTCCCCAAGGAGGCCGCCACCTTGGCACATGTCGAGTCCATGGAGAACTACTATGAT GAGGAGTACTTTGGCACCATCAGCATCGGAACGCCCGCTCAGGATTTCACCGTCATCTTTGACACCGGCTCCTCCAACCTGTGGGTGCCCTCCACCTACTGCTCCAGTCTCGCCTGCA CTAACCACAACCAGTTCAACCCTGATGACTCCTCCACCTACGAGGCCACCAGCGAGTCTCTCTCCATCGAATATGGCACCGGCAGCATGACAGGCATCCTCGGATATGACACTGTCAAG GTTGGAGGCATCGACGACACCAACCAGATCTTTGGCCTGAGTGAGACGGAGCCCGGCGACTTCTTCTACTACGCTCCCTTCGATGGCATCCTGGGTCTTGGCTACCCCAGCATCTCCTCCTCCGACGCCACACCTGTCTTTGACAACATATGGGACCAGGGGCTGGTTTCCGAAGACCTCTTCTCCGTCTACCTGAGCTC CGATGACGAGAGTGGCAGCGTGGTGATATTTGGTGGCATCGATTCTTCTTACTACACTGGAAGCCTGCACTGGGTGCCTGTTACTGAGGAGGGTTACTGGCAGATCACCTTGGACAG CATCACCATCAACGGAGAGACCATTGCTTGCAGCGGGAGCTGCCAGGCCATTATTGACACAGGCACCTCTCTGCTGGCTGGCCCAACCTCTGCCATTGACAATATCCAGAGCTACATTGGAGCCAGCGCAGACTCCTCCAGCGAG GAGGTGATCAGCTGCTCATCCATCGACAGCCTGCCCGACATCGTCTTCACCCTCAATGGCGTCGAGTTCCCTCTGCCTGCCAGTGCCTACATCCTAGAG GAGGACGAGACCTGCATCAGCGGCTTTGAGGGCATGGACCTCGACACCAGCTCTGGAGATCTCTGGATCCTGGGTGACGTCTTCATCCGCCGGTATTACACCGTCTTCGACAGAGCCAACAACCAGGTTGGCCTGGCGTCTGTGGCCTAA